The following coding sequences lie in one Variovorax terrae genomic window:
- a CDS encoding acyltransferase family protein produces MKQNKIEFANSLRGIAALMVMLAHLYGVFWIDRATVAMLTFSPALPTSAATPWYISLLWKVPDFSWGLLGVGIFFLVSGFVIPFSLTSLSAGKFLLGRAFRLMPTYAAGFSLTLLGAYLSTCYFSSTWDYQPHEVLVHYVPGLRDIVGTRGFDAAIWTLEIEVKFYLVCALAIAWFRRQSKLVFFLPIVLGVLAFACSFWLRSFNTGEGTLHRLMLVAIFNCQYIIFMFVGVTVNYLYQGALRDGPAYVLIACLLFLFAVVWAAGPYAWSFAQLWNYALAVPIFLLAFVFPQYLRSSRLLDFLAAISYPLYVSHAVFGFFVLRWLIDHGVRPSLSLLFVSVLSIFMAWVIHRTVEEPTHSFGRRVAKN; encoded by the coding sequence AAACAGAACAAGATCGAGTTCGCCAATTCCCTGCGGGGAATCGCGGCGCTCATGGTGATGTTGGCCCATTTATACGGCGTGTTCTGGATTGACCGTGCAACTGTTGCCATGCTCACGTTTTCGCCTGCGCTGCCTACATCAGCGGCTACACCCTGGTATATAAGCCTCTTATGGAAAGTGCCTGACTTCAGCTGGGGGCTGCTGGGCGTAGGCATCTTTTTCCTCGTCAGCGGGTTTGTCATCCCTTTCTCACTCACTAGTCTCAGTGCGGGTAAATTTCTTCTTGGCCGGGCATTTCGGCTTATGCCGACCTATGCGGCAGGTTTCTCGTTAACTTTGTTGGGCGCCTACCTGAGCACCTGCTACTTTTCTTCGACCTGGGACTATCAGCCACATGAAGTGCTGGTTCACTATGTTCCTGGATTGAGGGATATTGTTGGAACCCGAGGCTTCGACGCCGCGATCTGGACGCTGGAGATTGAAGTCAAGTTTTACTTGGTATGTGCACTTGCTATCGCTTGGTTCAGACGCCAGTCCAAACTCGTTTTTTTCCTACCGATTGTGCTGGGTGTCCTGGCTTTCGCGTGCAGCTTCTGGCTCAGGAGCTTCAACACTGGCGAGGGCACCCTCCACCGACTGATGCTGGTCGCCATATTCAATTGCCAGTACATAATTTTCATGTTCGTGGGCGTGACCGTGAACTACCTTTACCAGGGTGCATTACGGGATGGACCCGCGTATGTGTTGATCGCCTGCCTGCTATTTCTTTTTGCAGTGGTCTGGGCCGCTGGCCCTTACGCTTGGTCGTTTGCCCAACTTTGGAACTATGCTCTAGCGGTCCCTATATTCCTGCTCGCATTCGTCTTCCCTCAGTATTTGCGATCCAGTCGATTGCTGGATTTCCTTGCTGCGATCAGCTACCCGCTCTATGTGTCTCATGCGGTGTTCGGCTTTTTCGTGCTTCGCTGGCTGATTGATCACGGAGTACGGCCGTCGCTATCCCTTTTGTTTGTATCAGTACTGAGTATCTTTATGGCATGGGTGATTCACCGTACCGTCGAAGAACCCACTCACTCATTTGGCCGGAGGGTGGCGAAAAATTGA
- a CDS encoding GDP-mannose 4,6-dehydratase, with the protein MKILLTGADGFTGVHFMQAAKKAGHEVTGCAVDLADRTGLANAARQCQPDAVVHLAGIAFVSHADSRAFYDVNMFGTLNLLDALVELDTAPRVLLASSANVYGNAPQSPINEAQSPAPVNHYAMSKLAMELMARNYADRLPLFFARPFNYTGPGQAPSFVVPKLIQHFVQRKPFVELGNLNVEREFNDVRFLCAAYLGLLARAQPAQTYNICTGTTYTLNALLQLLHEITGHVLEVRVNPDFVRAHEIQRLCGDPGKLLHTVGDIPAPPLRSTLSWMLDSLQATASATP; encoded by the coding sequence TTGAAGATTCTGCTGACCGGCGCGGACGGCTTCACCGGCGTGCATTTCATGCAAGCCGCGAAGAAGGCCGGCCATGAAGTCACGGGGTGTGCCGTCGATCTCGCTGACCGGACCGGGCTTGCCAATGCAGCCCGCCAATGCCAACCCGATGCAGTCGTTCACCTCGCAGGCATTGCGTTCGTGTCACACGCAGATAGCCGCGCCTTCTATGACGTCAACATGTTCGGCACGCTGAACTTGCTGGACGCATTGGTGGAGCTCGACACCGCCCCGCGCGTATTGCTGGCCAGCAGCGCCAATGTTTATGGAAACGCGCCACAGTCGCCCATCAACGAAGCTCAATCGCCCGCGCCCGTCAATCACTACGCCATGAGCAAGCTGGCCATGGAATTGATGGCTCGCAACTATGCTGACCGCCTGCCATTGTTTTTTGCACGGCCATTCAATTACACGGGTCCGGGGCAGGCGCCCTCTTTCGTCGTGCCCAAGCTGATCCAGCACTTCGTCCAACGCAAGCCGTTCGTGGAGCTGGGCAACCTGAACGTGGAGCGCGAGTTCAATGACGTGCGCTTCCTCTGCGCCGCCTACCTCGGCCTGCTCGCGCGAGCGCAGCCCGCACAAACCTACAACATCTGCACCGGCACCACCTACACGTTGAACGCCCTGCTGCAGCTCCTCCACGAGATCACGGGCCATGTGCTGGAAGTCCGCGTCAACCCGGACTTCGTCCGCGCCCATGAGATCCAGCGCCTGTGCGGAGACCCGGGCAAGCTTCTGCATACCGTGGGCGATATCCCAGCACCGCCCTTGCGCTCCACGCTCTCGTGGATGCTGGACAGCCTGCAGGCAACAGCGTCCGCCACTCCATGA
- a CDS encoding glycosyltransferase family 4 protein, with protein sequence MKLALNGTSLLSPLTGIGQYTWHLTTELQATPDVDLELFYGTGWLDHLAKEAPRKARTLKSLARRFLPNSRTLARLYQQRRFDARAKGGRFDLYHEPNYLAFKFDGPSVVTVHDLSWLRFPHTHPGDRIEAMNRYLKPAIDRASLILTDSDFVRHEVVEEFRLDPARVVSIALGVETAFQPMDAAGTAQALQAHGLVHGQYLLAVGTLEPRKNLGVALKAYMQLPLALRTQCPLVLAGMTGWKTSALEQQLDPLVRAGHIRQLGYLPREDLMRVIAGARALVYPSIYEGFGLPPLEAMACGVPVIASRVSSIPEVVGDTGVLLPADDVDAFSQAMQTLVDDDALHGDLSARALTRSAQFTWPKCAADTMAAYRLAIQAGRP encoded by the coding sequence ATGAAGCTGGCACTCAACGGCACCTCGCTGCTGTCGCCGCTGACCGGCATCGGCCAATACACCTGGCACCTGACCACAGAATTGCAGGCCACGCCGGATGTCGATCTCGAGCTTTTCTATGGCACGGGCTGGCTCGACCATCTGGCCAAAGAAGCGCCACGCAAGGCACGGACGCTCAAATCCCTCGCCCGCCGTTTCCTGCCTAACTCCCGCACTCTGGCCCGGCTTTACCAGCAGCGACGCTTTGACGCGCGAGCCAAAGGTGGCAGATTCGATCTTTACCATGAGCCCAACTATCTGGCCTTCAAGTTCGACGGCCCGTCGGTGGTCACGGTACATGACCTGTCGTGGCTCCGCTTTCCGCACACGCACCCGGGCGACCGCATCGAGGCCATGAATCGCTACCTCAAGCCCGCGATCGACCGAGCCAGCTTGATCCTTACAGATTCGGACTTCGTCAGGCATGAGGTAGTGGAAGAATTCAGGCTCGATCCAGCACGCGTTGTGTCGATCGCGCTGGGCGTGGAGACGGCTTTTCAGCCGATGGATGCAGCAGGCACGGCACAGGCGCTGCAAGCGCATGGCCTCGTACATGGCCAGTACTTGCTGGCTGTGGGCACCCTGGAGCCGCGCAAGAATCTGGGCGTGGCCTTGAAGGCGTACATGCAGTTACCGCTGGCGCTGCGCACGCAGTGTCCCTTGGTGCTGGCTGGCATGACAGGCTGGAAGACCTCGGCATTGGAGCAACAACTCGACCCGCTGGTGCGCGCCGGCCACATACGGCAACTGGGTTACTTGCCGCGCGAGGATCTCATGCGCGTCATTGCGGGCGCGCGGGCGCTGGTCTACCCGTCCATCTACGAAGGTTTTGGGCTCCCGCCGCTGGAGGCGATGGCCTGCGGCGTACCGGTGATCGCATCCCGAGTCTCTTCCATTCCCGAAGTGGTCGGTGATACGGGCGTGTTGTTGCCGGCCGACGATGTGGATGCATTTTCACAGGCCATGCAGACGCTGGTCGATGATGACGCTTTGCACGGCGACCTGTCGGCACGGGCCCTGACGCGCAGCGCGCAATTCACCTGGCCGAAGTGTGCGGCGGACACTATGGCAGCCTACCGTCTCGCCATCCAGGCGGGCAGGCCCTAG